Part of the Streptomyces sp. HSG2 genome, GCTCACGGGTTCACCTCGAAGGCGCGGGAGCGGCGGACCTGATCGGGGTCTTCCATGGCGGCGCGGATCTCCTTGTCTCGTCCGTTCCGGACGAAGTGCTCGACCTTGACCTCGATGAAGAGGGCGTCCGCCCGGACCGCCACGGCTCCGTCGGGACCGCCGATCCGCCCGGTGGCGGTCGAGTAGATCTTGCGGCCCGCGACGGCGATCACCTCGGCGGCCAGATGGAGCGTGGTGCCGACGGGCACGGGCCGCACGAAGTCGGTCTCCAGTCGTCCCGTGACGGCGACGACCCGCAGCAGCCAGTTGAGCGAGCCGAGCGTCTCGTCCAGCGCCGTGGCCAGAACCCCGCCGTGCGCCAGGCCGGGGGCCCCTTGATGCGCCGCCTGGACGGTGAACTCCGCGGTGAGCGACACGCCCTCGCCGGCCCGCGCCTGGAGATGCAGTCCGTGGGGTTGGTCGCCACCGCAGCCGAAACACTGCTCGTAGTGCGCGCCGAGAAGTTCGCCCGGCGCGGGGGCGTCGGGGTGCCGCACGGGGCGCGCCGCGTCGGCCGGGGGCTGAAGAACCGCGGAAGTACCACTCACAGGCGCAGACCTTACCCGCGCGTCCGCGTCCGGTGGACACCGTGCCAAGCTTGACGACATGCAGTCCCCCGCCGTCCCGTACGAAGAACGCCTCGCCGCGCCCCGATCCTGGTGGTTCGTCTGCCTCCTCCTGGGAGGAGCCGCCGGGCTGACGCTGCTTCCACTGGGCCTCCTCCCGATGCTGGCCGGCCTGGCGGGGGGCACGGCCCTGGCGGCGGCGGCGACGAGCGCGTACGGATCTCCCCGCATCCGGATCGCCAACGGGACACTGCTCGCCGGGGACGCCCGGATTCCGGTGACGGCCCTCGGCGACGCCCGGGTACTGGACGCGGCGGAGGCGCGCGCGTGGCGGACCCACCGCGCGGACGCCCGCGCCTTCCTGCTGTTGCGCTCCTACATCCCCACCGCGGTCCGGATCGAGGTCACCGACCCCGCCGATCCGACACCGTACGTGTACCTGTCGACACGGGAGCCCGAGCGGCTGGCCGAGGCGCTGAGCGCGGAGCGGTCCGTCGGACAGGGCGACCCGGCGGGCTGACGCTCCCCGGCTCCGCGCGGGGACCGTCAGTCGCGGGCTCGACGGCGGAACGGTCCACCGGCCGGACCCATGTCCAGCGCGTCCGGGGGTGTCTCCAGGGCGGGCAGTCCGGTCAGCGTGTCCCACGGGACTTGGCGGTCACGCAGATCACGGCGGATACGAGTGGCGAGCTTCCTGGTGTCCCGCCGGTTCATCACGGCGCCCGCGGCGGCTCCGATCATGAAGGGCAGCAGGTTCGGCAGGTTGCGCGCCACGCGTTTCATGACCTGCCTGCGCAACCTGTGGCGCATCGGCCCGTCCACCGCCGCGGAGTAGGTCGACGGTCTGGTCACGTCGACGCCGCGCTCCTCCGTCCAGGACTCCAGGTAGGCCGAGCTGCGGCGGGCGAGGTTTCCGGGGGGCCGCAGCCCGTAGACCTCGTGGAGCTCGGCGATCAGCTTCAGTTCCACCGCGGCAACTCCGGTGATCTCGGCGGCCAGCTCGGCGGGCATCGCGGGCGGCACGGGCAGCATCGCCGCGGCACCGACCCCGGCGCCCACGGTGGCGGTGCTCCGGGCGGCGCCGGCCACCAGTCGGTCGGCGATGTCCTCGGGACCGAGGCCTGGAAACTGTCGGCGCAGCGTGGCCAGGTCCCGGACGGGGATCCGGGGGGCGATGTCGATGATCCGGTCGGCGAGGCGGGACAAGGCCGCCTTGGCGGCGAATCCGCCTCTGCGGAGGCCCGCGCGCGTCGCGTCGCCGAGCGCGGCCGACCCGCGACGGGAGACGGAGGGGGAAGGAGAGGGAGGCGAGGTGCCGCGGTCCGTCGAGGCGACGACGGTCTCGAACGAGGCCGTCCCCGGATCGGTCGGGCCTCGCTCGTCGTCACGCGCGCGACGGGGGCCGCCGAGCGGCCCCGGGTCAGCCGCTCGCCAGGGCAGGCGGCGCTTCCGGGAAGGGGTCGAGCCGGTCACGGCCGACCCCGCCTCAGTCGCAGTCGCGGCAGATCGGCTGGCCGTTCTTCTCCCGGGCCAGCTGGCTGCGGTGGTGCACGAGGAAACAGCTCATGCAGGTGAACTCGTCCTGCTGCTTCGGCAGCACGCGGACGGCCAGCTCCTCGTTCGAGAGATCGGCACCGGGCAGCTCCAGACCTTCGGCGGCCTCGAACTCGTCGACGTCCACCGCGGAGGCGGACTTGTCGTTCCGCCTGGCCTTCAGCTCTTCGAGACTGTCCGAGTCGACGTCGTCGTCGGTCTTGCGTGGAGTGTCGTAATCGGTTGCCATGTCGCTCTCCCCCTCTGGGTGTCTGTGGTGTCTCCAGCGCACGTAACGCATGAGAGGCCGGACTTGTGCCCGACCTGAGGCGGAGATTTTGCCTCACATCAAGGTCTGTTACTCAATCGACACCCAACCGCACTCCTCACGAGTGATCGGCGTGGATGGCGAAGGGGACCGTACACGCTCTGGTGGCCACACCTCAAAGGCGTCTCCCCCTGTACTTCCCGTGAGGACGACCCCGGGAAACCCGGATTTTCCCGACCATCCGACGGCGGTCGCGGTCACGGAGCGTGGAAGTACGGCAGGCCGAACCTGTGATCGATCACACATCGGAATACCGGGTGCACGGGCGGCGGATTACGCGCGAAGCGAACATCCCGCCGGGTGGCTCGCCGGTCGGCACCATGATCTCAGATCGGCAGGGTGACTCGCATGACGAGTCCACCCCCCTCGCGCGGTACCGCGTGGATCCGACCGCCGTGGGCTCGGGCGACGGAGCGGGCGATCGAGAGCCCCAGCCCCACCCCCTTGTCGCTCCCGGTCCGCTCGGTCCGCAGGCGCCGGAACGGCTCGAAGAGGTTGTCGATCTCGTACGCGGGAACGACCGGACCGGTGTTGGTGACCACCAGCACGGCCTGGCCGTGCTCGACGCTCGTGGTGGCCTCGACACGGCCTCCCTCGGCGACGTTGTAGCGCACGGCGTTCTGCAACAGGTTGAGCGCGATGCGTTCCAGCAACACGCCGTTGCCCTGGACCACTGCCGGCGCCCGCTCGCCGTCGATCCGCACCCCGTTGGCCTCCGCCTCGGAGCGCACCTGGTCCACGGCCCGGTTGGCCACCTCGGCCAGATCGACCGGCTTGCGCTCGACGATCTGGTTGTCACTGCGGGCCAGCAGCAGCAGCCCCTCGACGAGCTGCTCGCTGCGCTCGTTGGTCGCCAACAGCGTCCTGCCGAGTTGCTGTAGCTCGGGGGGCGCGTCGGGGTCGGAGAGGTGTACCTCGAGCAACGTGCGGTTGATCGCCAGCGGCGTGCGCAGTTCATGGGAGGCGTTGCCGACGAAGCGCTGCTGTGCGCTGAACGCCCGTTCCAGCCGCGCCAGCATGTCGTCGAAGGTGTCCGCCAGCTCCTTCAGCTCGTCGTCCGGTCCGTCCAGCTCGATCCGGCGGGACAGGTCCGAGCCCGCCACGGCCCGCGCGGTCCGGGTGATCCGACCCAGGGGGGAGAGCACGCGGCCCGCCATGGCGTAGCCGAACGCGAAGGCGATCACGGCCAGTCCCAGAAGCGCCAGCAGGGAGCGGCTGAGCAGACTGTCCAGGGCGTGGCGTCGCTGCTCGTTGACGCACTCGTTCATGGCCTCGTTGAACTCGCTGGGCGGCGCCTCGATGGGCAGATCACAGACGGCGCTGGTGACGTGCCCGTCCGTGATCCTGAACGGAAGATCACTGCCCACGTTCATCGCCTGCGCCGCCAGCAGGTAGATGATCGACAGCAGCAGGATGCCCGCGATCAGGAACATGCCGCCGTACAGGAGCGTCAGACGCATCCGGATCGTCGGGCGAAGCCAGGGGAAGGACCCCGAGGGCTCCGGGTCCCAGGTGGGCTTGGGGGGAGCCTGCGGAGGCGTGGGAGACGCGGCCACCGGGCGTCAGATCCGATAGCCGGAGCCGGGCACGGTGACGATCACAGGGGGTTCCCCCAGCTTCCGGCGCAGGGTCATCACCGTCACCCTGACGACGTTGGTGAAGGGGTCCGTGTTCTCGTCCCAGGCCTTCTCCAGCAGCTGCTCGGCGGAGACCACGGCGCCCTCGCTGCGCATCAGCACCTCCAGGACGGCGAACTCCTTCGGGGCCAGCTGAACCTCCCGCCCGTCCCGGAACACCTCGCGCCGATTGGGGTCCAGCTTGATCCCGGCACGCTCCAGCACCGGCGGCAGCGGCACGCTCGTGCGTCGCCCGAGCGCACGTACCCGGGCGATCAGCTCGCTGAAGGCGAAGGGCTTGGGAAGGTAGTCGTCGGCCCCGATCTCCAGCCCCTCCACCCGGTCGCTCACGTCACCGGACGCCGTCAGCATCAGCACCCGGGTGGGCAGACCCAGCTCCACGATCTTGCGACAGACGTCGTCGCCGTGGACCAGGGGAAGATCACGGTCGAGGACGACCACGTCGTAGTCGTTGACGCCGATGCGCTCCTGGGCCGCGGCACCGTCGTACACGACGTCGACGGCCATGGCCTCCCGGCGGAGTCCGGTGGCCACGGCATCGGCGAGCAGCTGCTCGTCCTCGACGACGAGTACACGCACGTCGCTGTTCCTTCCTGTATCCGGCCGCACGGCCACGGCGGCACGCGCGAGCGGGGGGCGGGTGTGTCCGGTCCATCCTGCCCTTTTCGGCCATAAGTCGACGGTAAGGCGGCCGGCGCGAACGACCGGCACGGCACCCGCCGGGCTCCGCGCCACCGACCGCGCGGGATTATTCACGCCCTTCGAGAGGTTTCCCCTCCCCGGAGCGAGGGGAGGACGGCTGTACACCCCGCGATCACACTCTGCCGTATCGCCCGATCAGCGGTGCGCAGCGTTCCGCTTCCGCCAGGGCGGGCGGGGGTGTCCGGCCGCACCGCCGCGCGGCGGAGCGGCGCCCGGGCACCCTGTGACACGTGATCGCCCCTCCCGCAGGGCACACCCCCGTGCCATCGACCCACGACCCAGGACGAGGGGGCGCACCATGGACGCTTTCACCACAGGACTGCTGCAGCGCATACAGGCGACCGAGTCCGATCTGTCTCGGGCCCTCGACGAGGGCGACGACTTCCTCGTCGAGGTGGAACTCGGCGAACTGGACGATCTGCGCCGCCTCGCCGCCGAGCACGGCGTGGAGGTGCGTGCGTCCGGCGTCTGACCGGCGGCTCATCCGAGAGACCCCGCGGCGGCTTCCGTCGCGGGGTCTTTCGCTCTCCGGTTCAGTCGTGCCAGGCGCCTGCCTCTTCCAGCAGCATCCGGAGGGGCTCGAAGAGTCCTGGAGACGCCGCGATCGTCAACTCGCCCGAGGGCCGGCGACCGGGACGCCCGCCGGTGAGCGCGCCGGCTTCCCGCGCGACGAGGTCTCCGGCGGCCAGGTCCCAGGGGCGCAGTCCGCGCTCGTAGTAGCCGTCGAGTCGACCGGCCGCCACATCGCACAGGTCGAGGGCGGCCGACCCGCCGCGTCGGATGTCCCGCACCGAGGGAATCAGGCCGGCCGCGACCGAGGCCTGGTGCCTCCGGACGGCGGCGACGTAGTTGAACCCGGTGGCGACCAGAGCCTGGTCGAGGGTGGGCGAGGGTCGACAGGCGAGGGGGCGGGAGTCGCCCAGGGCATCGGTCATCCAGGCACCGACGCCCCGAACCGCCTGGTAGGTCTCGCCTCGTGGCGGGCACGCGACCACCCCGACGACCGTCTCGCCGTCCTGCTCCACCGCCACCGAGACGGCCCAGGACGGAGACCCGTACAGGTAATTGACCGTGCCGTCGAGGGGATCGACGACCCACCTGATCCCGCTGGAGCCCGACACGGAGGCGCCTTCCTCACCCAGCATGCCGTCGTCGGGCCGGCGTTCGGCGATCAGCGCGGCGATGAGCTTCTCGGCTGCGATGTCCATCTCGGTGACGACGTCGACCGGGCTGGACTTGGTGGCGGCGACGCCCAGATCGGCCGGGCGCCCGTCGCGCAGCAACTCGCCGGCCCGTTCGGCCGCTTCCCGCGCCACGCCCAGCAGCTCGGCGTGGAGGGGGTCGGTGACTCGGCTCATGTCGTCCTCACGCTCCCGGACCGTCGGCGCCCGCCGCCGCAGGACGACGGGTCCGTCCGGGACAACACCCCACCGGGCACAGGTCGTGCGAGGGTCCCAGGGCGCCCAGGGCACAAGGCGTCACCGAAAGCCCCCGCTCGGCGGACGCGCGCTCCACGACGAGATCGCGGATCCCGGCGACGAAGCGCGGGTCGGCGCCCACCGTCGCCGACCGCCGCACCGGAAGACCCAGTTCCTCGGCCTTGGCCATGGCCTCGGTGTCGAGGTCGTAGCGGACCTCCATGTGGTCGGAGACGAAGCCGATGGGAGCCATGACGACGGCGGGCACCCCGGCACCGTGGAGATCCTCCAGATGGTCGCAGATGTCGGGTTCCAGCCAGGGGATGTGCGGCGCGCCGGAGCGGGACTGGTAGACGAGCCGCCATGGATGGGCCACCCCGGTGCGCTCGCGAACGGCGTCGGCGATCGAGCGGGCCACGTCCAGGTGTTGTCGCACGTACGCGCCGCCGCCGCCGTGCCCCTCCACGGGCCCGGAGGTGTCGGCGGCGGCCGTCGGAACGGAGTGGGTGGTGAACGCGATGTGGGCTCCGTCCCGTACCTCTTCCGGGAGGTCCGCCAGGGAGGAGAGCACACCGTCGATCATGGGCTCGATGAAGCCGGGGTGGTTGAAGAAATGGCGCAGCTTGTCGATCGCGGGCGGTTCCAGACCCTCGGCGCGGAGCGCCGCGGCGGCGTCGGCGAGATTCTCGCGGTACTGCCGGCACCCCGAGTAGGAGGCGTAGGCGCTGGTGGCGAGGGTGAGGACACGTCGCCGGCCGTCCCTCACCATGTCGCGCAGGGTGTCGGTCAGGTATGGCTCCCAGTTCCGGTTGCCCCAGTAGATCGGCAGATCGAGGCCCGCTTCCGCGAAGTCCTCACGAAGGGCGCTCAGCAGGGCGCGGTTCTGGTCGTTGATCGGGCTGACCCCGCCGAAGAGGAAGTAGTGTCGGCCGACTTCCTTGAGACGTTCGGTGGGGATGCCTCGCCCCCGCGTCACGTTCTCGAGGAAGGGGACCACGTCGTCAGGGCCCTCGGGGCCGCCGAACGAGAGGAGCAGCAGGGCGTCGTAGGGACTGGCGTCGGGCACGTCTGGCATACCCCCGATCCTGCCACCCCACTCCGACGGACCGGCATCCGTGGGGTCGGCGGACGGGGGATCCCCACCCCCGGTCTCCGCGAGCGGAGCGCACGGTGAGCGACTCACCGGGGCACGCGTGGTCTCGGCACGGACCGCCTCCTCGCATTCGCGCCATACATCGCCCGCGCCGGGGTCGTGGCGGTCCCGCCCTCGGTAGGATCCCCTCCCTACCGGTCGGAGCCCTGCCGTTTCCGGCCGTGTCGCTCTCCGGCGCGGTGTCGTCCGCCGCTCCCCCCGGAGCCCGCGGCCGTCGGGCCGCGCCGTTGAGCCCGTGCCACAGGCGCGCCGACGGGCGTCGCCGGTCGGGTGTGCTCGCCGGTGGCGTGGCCACGTCCCGACCCCCCGTCGGGGCGAGGGCCTCCGGGGGTGTCCCGGCACGGGGTCCCGGATCGGGCGGGGCCGTCGCGGCGGCGGTCGGCGCCGACGGGCGTCGTCGGTCGCAGCGGCCGGCTCCGCGCGAGGGGAGGCTCCGTTGAGCGGCACACGCAGAGTGGACAGGGACGGAACGTGGCGCAACTGGGGCGGGACGGTGGCGTCCCGACCGACCCGGGTGGCGCGGCCCGCCTCGGTCGACGAGGTGGCGGGGGTGATACGGAAGGCGGCCGAGGACGGCGAGTCGGTGAAGGCCGTCGGGGCGGGGCATTCCTTCAGCCCGGTGGCGGCGACCGAGGGCGTCCTGCTCGACCTTCGCCTGTTGACGGGGATCCGAGCGAGGGACCGGGCCGCGGGGACCGTGACGGTGGCGGCCGGCACTCCGCTCCACGCGCTGAACGCCGCGCTCGCCCGTCAGGGGCTGACCTTGACGAACATGGGCGACATCATGGAGCAGACGATCGCCGGAGCGACCGGCACCGGCACTCACGGCACCGGTCGGGATTCCTCTTCGATCTCCGCCCTGATCCGGGGGATGGAACTGGTCACGGCGGACGGTTCGGTACTGAGGTGCTCCCGGACGGAGCACCCGGAGGTGTTCGCCGCGGCGCGGGTGGGCCTGGGCTTGCTCGGCGTCGTCACGGCGTTGACCCTCGCCGTGGAACCCCTCTTCCGGCTCACCGCGCGCGAGGAGCCGATGCCCCTGGAGCGCGTGCTCGCGGAGTTCGAGGAACTGCGTCGGGAGAACGAGCACTTCGAGTTCTACTGGTTCCCGCACACCGGAAGCACCCTCACCAAGCGGAACAACCGCTGCCTCGGTCCGGAACGGCCGCTGGGGCGCTTCCGGGGGTGGTACGAGGACGAGTTCCTCGCCAACGGCGCCTTTCAGGTGGTCAACTGGATCGGCCGGGCGGTCCCGGGCACCGTGCCCACGATGGCGGCCCTCACCTCCCGTGCCCTGTCGCCACGCACCTACACCGATCTGCCCTACAAGGTCTTCACCTCGCCCCGACGTGTGCGCTTCGTCGAGATGGAATACGCGCTCCCGCGCGAGGCGGCGACGGTCGTACTCCGTGAGCTACGGGCCATGGTGTCGCGGTCCCGCCTGCGGGTCGGCTTCCCGGTGGAGGTGCGCACCGCGCCGTCGGACGACATCACGCTGTCCACCGCCTCCGGCCGCGAGACGGTCTACATCGCGGTCCACATGTTCCGCGGCAGCCCCTTTCGGGACTACTTCGAAACGGCCGAGCGGATCTTCGCCGCACACGGGGGACGCCCCCATTGGGGGAAGGTGCACACCCGGGAGGCGGAGTACCTCTCCCGGGTGTATCCGCGCTTCTGCGAATTCACCGCCCTGCGGGACCGGCTGGACCCCGATAGGCGCTTCGGCAACGCTCACTCGCGGCGGGTCCTGGGCGGCTAGGGGCCGGCAAGGATCAGGCCGGCGGGCGGCCGGGGCGCCCCTCTTGTCAGAAAACGGGCGGCGTGCCCATCCACGCTGGTGGCCCGAATGGAGTACTGTGGCCAGCCCTGGGTCCGGTTTCCCGCCAGGGAGGATCAGGCGCCGTCAGGGTCCGCCGGGAGGGGGCTGGTTGCACTGGGTGGCGCGGTGGGTCACCGAGCGTTGAGCGGAGGCTACCGTGCCATGTCGACGGTCCGGGGCGCGCGCCCGACACGCCGGGTGCTCCACAAGGTTGTGACAGGCCGCGCCCGGGCAGGTCACACTTCGACAGAGCGGAAGCAGCGACGCACGTGACGTCGGCAGGCACCACCCGGGAGGTCCCCATGCCCGAACTGCGTGTCGTGGCCGTCTCGAATGACGGCACACGACTCGTGCTGAAGGCTGCCGACTCCACGGAGTACACGCTTCCTATCGACGAGCGGCTGCGCGCCGCCGTGCGTGGCGACCGGCCTCGGCTCGGTCAGATCGAGATCGAGGTGGAGAGTCACCTCCGCCCACGGGACATCCAGGCGCGGATACGCTCCGGCGCGACCGCGGAGGAGGTGGCGCAGTCCGCCGGGATCCCCGTCGACCGAGTGCGGCGCTTCGAGGGGCCGGTCCTGGCCGAACGTGCCTTCATGGCCGAGCGCGCACGCAAAACCCCGGTACGCAGGCCCGGGGAGAACCCAGGACCGCCTCTCGGCGAGGCGGTGCAGGAGCGGCTCCTGTCACGCGGGGCCGAGAAGGACACGGTCCAGTGGGATTCCTGGCGCCGGGACGACGGCACCTGGGAGGTCCTGCTGGTGTACCGAGCGGCGGGCGAAACCCGCTCGGCGATGTGGACGTACGATCCGCCGCGTCGACTGGTGCAGGCCGTCGACGGCGAGGCCCGCGCGCTGGTCGGCGAGACGGACGACCTCGCCGCGCCCGAACCGAGTTTCCCGTTCGTGCCGCGCATCGCGCGGTTGCCGCGGGACCGGTCGGCGCCGGCC contains:
- a CDS encoding PaaI family thioesterase, with the protein product MSGTSAVLQPPADAARPVRHPDAPAPGELLGAHYEQCFGCGGDQPHGLHLQARAGEGVSLTAEFTVQAAHQGAPGLAHGGVLATALDETLGSLNWLLRVVAVTGRLETDFVRPVPVGTTLHLAAEVIAVAGRKIYSTATGRIGGPDGAVAVRADALFIEVKVEHFVRNGRDKEIRAAMEDPDQVRRSRAFEVNP
- a CDS encoding DUF3093 domain-containing protein, which produces MQSPAVPYEERLAAPRSWWFVCLLLGGAAGLTLLPLGLLPMLAGLAGGTALAAAATSAYGSPRIRIANGTLLAGDARIPVTALGDARVLDAAEARAWRTHRADARAFLLLRSYIPTAVRIEVTDPADPTPYVYLSTREPERLAEALSAERSVGQGDPAG
- a CDS encoding DUF4193 domain-containing protein, producing MATDYDTPRKTDDDVDSDSLEELKARRNDKSASAVDVDEFEAAEGLELPGADLSNEELAVRVLPKQQDEFTCMSCFLVHHRSQLAREKNGQPICRDCD
- a CDS encoding HAMP domain-containing sensor histidine kinase — protein: MAASPTPPQAPPKPTWDPEPSGSFPWLRPTIRMRLTLLYGGMFLIAGILLLSIIYLLAAQAMNVGSDLPFRITDGHVTSAVCDLPIEAPPSEFNEAMNECVNEQRRHALDSLLSRSLLALLGLAVIAFAFGYAMAGRVLSPLGRITRTARAVAGSDLSRRIELDGPDDELKELADTFDDMLARLERAFSAQQRFVGNASHELRTPLAINRTLLEVHLSDPDAPPELQQLGRTLLATNERSEQLVEGLLLLARSDNQIVERKPVDLAEVANRAVDQVRSEAEANGVRIDGERAPAVVQGNGVLLERIALNLLQNAVRYNVAEGGRVEATTSVEHGQAVLVVTNTGPVVPAYEIDNLFEPFRRLRTERTGSDKGVGLGLSIARSVARAHGGRIHAVPREGGGLVMRVTLPI
- a CDS encoding response regulator transcription factor gives rise to the protein MRVLVVEDEQLLADAVATGLRREAMAVDVVYDGAAAQERIGVNDYDVVVLDRDLPLVHGDDVCRKIVELGLPTRVLMLTASGDVSDRVEGLEIGADDYLPKPFAFSELIARVRALGRRTSVPLPPVLERAGIKLDPNRREVFRDGREVQLAPKEFAVLEVLMRSEGAVVSAEQLLEKAWDENTDPFTNVVRVTVMTLRRKLGEPPVIVTVPGSGYRI
- a CDS encoding inositol monophosphatase family protein — translated: MSRVTDPLHAELLGVAREAAERAGELLRDGRPADLGVAATKSSPVDVVTEMDIAAEKLIAALIAERRPDDGMLGEEGASVSGSSGIRWVVDPLDGTVNYLYGSPSWAVSVAVEQDGETVVGVVACPPRGETYQAVRGVGAWMTDALGDSRPLACRPSPTLDQALVATGFNYVAAVRRHQASVAAGLIPSVRDIRRGGSAALDLCDVAAGRLDGYYERGLRPWDLAAGDLVAREAGALTGGRPGRRPSGELTIAASPGLFEPLRMLLEEAGAWHD
- a CDS encoding ferrochelatase: MPDVPDASPYDALLLLSFGGPEGPDDVVPFLENVTRGRGIPTERLKEVGRHYFLFGGVSPINDQNRALLSALREDFAEAGLDLPIYWGNRNWEPYLTDTLRDMVRDGRRRVLTLATSAYASYSGCRQYRENLADAAAALRAEGLEPPAIDKLRHFFNHPGFIEPMIDGVLSSLADLPEEVRDGAHIAFTTHSVPTAAADTSGPVEGHGGGGAYVRQHLDVARSIADAVRERTGVAHPWRLVYQSRSGAPHIPWLEPDICDHLEDLHGAGVPAVVMAPIGFVSDHMEVRYDLDTEAMAKAEELGLPVRRSATVGADPRFVAGIRDLVVERASAERGLSVTPCALGALGPSHDLCPVGCCPGRTRRPAAAGADGPGA
- a CDS encoding D-arabinono-1,4-lactone oxidase; the protein is MSGTRRVDRDGTWRNWGGTVASRPTRVARPASVDEVAGVIRKAAEDGESVKAVGAGHSFSPVAATEGVLLDLRLLTGIRARDRAAGTVTVAAGTPLHALNAALARQGLTLTNMGDIMEQTIAGATGTGTHGTGRDSSSISALIRGMELVTADGSVLRCSRTEHPEVFAAARVGLGLLGVVTALTLAVEPLFRLTAREEPMPLERVLAEFEELRRENEHFEFYWFPHTGSTLTKRNNRCLGPERPLGRFRGWYEDEFLANGAFQVVNWIGRAVPGTVPTMAALTSRALSPRTYTDLPYKVFTSPRRVRFVEMEYALPREAATVVLRELRAMVSRSRLRVGFPVEVRTAPSDDITLSTASGRETVYIAVHMFRGSPFRDYFETAERIFAAHGGRPHWGKVHTREAEYLSRVYPRFCEFTALRDRLDPDRRFGNAHSRRVLGG
- the sepH gene encoding septation protein SepH — protein: MPELRVVAVSNDGTRLVLKAADSTEYTLPIDERLRAAVRGDRPRLGQIEIEVESHLRPRDIQARIRSGATAEEVAQSAGIPVDRVRRFEGPVLAERAFMAERARKTPVRRPGENPGPPLGEAVQERLLSRGAEKDTVQWDSWRRDDGTWEVLLVYRAAGETRSAMWTYDPPRRLVQAVDGEARALVGETDDLAAPEPSFPFVPRIARLPRDRSAPAGQPSEKPEDVTESERDSLTSLLEAVPSFRGDLIVPERSPATSEAGEEGEEAEEETAPAASAGAGSAYADILMPRSVASHHDRLIGATDRQAEADGVRPGRRAAVPSWDEIVFGTRRKKQD